From Brassica oleracea var. oleracea cultivar TO1000 chromosome C3, BOL, whole genome shotgun sequence, a single genomic window includes:
- the LOC106334414 gene encoding lysine--tRNA ligase-like, which yields MSPLAKWHRSNSVLTEIFELFINKDELCNAYTELNDPVVQRQRFADQLKDRQSGDDEAMALDETFCNALEYGLAPTGGWGLGIDRLAMLFTDSQNIKEVILFPAMRPQDDPASVKASLQAEN from the exons ATGTCTCCCTTGGCGAAATGGCATAGATCGAACAGTGTTCTGACTGAGATATTCGAGCTGTTCATCAACAAAGATGAA CTTTGCAACGCCTACACCGAGCTGAACGATCCTGTGGTTCAGCGTCAAAGGTTTGCTGATCAACTCAAGGATAGACAGTCGGGAGACGATGAAGCGATGGCCTTAGATGAGACTTTCTGCAATGCTTTAGAATACGGATTGGCTCCAACAGGTGGTTGGGGATTGGGGATAGATAGGCTTGCCATGCTGTTCACTGACTCACAAAACATCAAG GAGGTTATTCTCTTCCCGGCAATGAGGCCACAAGACGATCCAGCATCCGTTAAAG CTTCTTTGCAAGCAGAGAACTAA